The following is a genomic window from Bordetella petrii.
GACGAACTGGCCGGCGTGGCGGGACTCAGCCCTTTTCACTTCTTGCGCAGCTTCCGGGCGCAGTACCACGCCACGCCCCAGCAGATGCTGATGGCATTGCGCCTGCACCGGGCCAAGTGCCTGCTGGCCGCCGGCGAGCCGCCCGCCCAGGTGGCCGCCGCCACCGGCCTGGCCGACCAGGCTCACCTGACGCGCGCCTTTGCGCGCCGCTACGGCGTCACCCCGGCGCGCTACCAGCGCCAGGTCCGCGCCTGAACCACGGGCGCGGACAGCCCGCCGCGCCATCCGCCCGCACACCGCAATCTGGTACAAGACCGCGCGCGGTCGGCCCGCATAGACTGGCCTGCCTTCAAAGCCGACCCGTCATGCTCACCGGAACCCTTTACGCGCTCGCTGCCGGCCTCATGTGGGGCCTGGTGTTCATCGGCCCGCTGTTGCTGCCCGACTACCCCGCCGCATTGCAATCGGTAGGCCGCTATCTGGCCTTCGGCGTGATCGCGCTGCCGCTGGCCTGGCTCGACCGCGGCGCTTTGCGGCAACTGGGCCGCGCCGACTGGCTCGAGGCCGTCAAGCTGGCCGCCATCGGCAACCTGCTGTACTACCTGTGCCTGGCCGGCGCCATCCAGCGCGCCGGCGGGCCGCTGCCCACCATGATCATCGGCACCTTGCCGGTGGTGATCGCCATCTCGGCCAACCTGCGCGACGCGCGGCGCGACGGCCGCCTGCCCTGGCGCCGCCTGGCGCCCTCGCTCGCGCTGATCGCGCTGGGCATCGCCTGCGTCAACCGGGCAGAGCTGCAAGCCCTGCGCGACGACCCGCACGCCGACGTGGCGCGCTACGCCACCGGCGCCGCGCTGGCGCTGGCGGCGGTGGCCTGCTGGACCTGGTATCCGCTGCGCAATGCCGACTGGCTGCGCAACCACCCCGGCCGCCGCCCCCACACCTGGGCCACCGCGCAAGGCCTGGCCACCCTGCCCCTGGCGCTGGCGGGCTACGGCGTGCTGTGGCTGGGCATGGCGCTGCTCGGCAGCCCGTATCCCATGCCGCTGGGGCCGCGCCCCGGCGTGTTCATCGGCCTCATGGCCGCCATCGGCCTGCTGGCCTCGTGGGTGGGCACGCTGTGCTGGAACCAGGCCAGCCAGCGGCTGCCCACTGCGCTGGCCGGCCAGTTGATCGTTTTCGAAACACTGGCCGCCCTGGCCTATGCGTTCATCCTGCGCGGCCAGGCGCCGCAGCCGCTGACGCAACTGGGTATCGCCCTGCTGGTGCTGGGGGTGCTGCGCGCCGCCCGCGTCAAGCCCGAGCCCGCGCCGGGACGACAGGCCGCCGGCTGACCTACGCGGCCGCGGCCGGCGGCGGCCGCTCGCCGATCTGCTGCCGCCACATGGCGTAGTACAGCCCGGTGCGCGCCAGCAGTTCGGCATGCGTGCCGCTTTCCACGATGCGCCCTTTTTCAAGCACGAAGATGGTGTCGGCGTGCATGATGGTCGACAGCCGGTGCGCAATCAGGATGGTGATCTGCGTGCGGCTGGCCGAAATGCGCCGCACCGTATCCGATATCTGTTCTTCGGTCAGCGAATCCAGGGCCGACGTGGCTTCGTCGAAGATCAGCAGGCGCGGCCGGCGTATCAGGGCGCGCGCGATCGACAACCGCTGCTTTTCGCCGCCCGACAGCTTCAGGCCCATTTCGCCGATATGCGTGCCCAGCCCGTCAGGCGACTTCTGCAACAGGTAGCCGCACGCCGCCTGTTCCATGGCCGCCACGATCTCGTCATCGGTAGCGTCGGACTTCACCAGCCGGATGTTGTCGCGCAGCGTGCCGGCGAACAGGTAGGGTTCCTGCGTCACCAGGCCCACCTGCCGGCGCGCGCGGTTGTAGCGCAGCGCCTTGGTGGAAATATCGTTGTAGAACACCTCGCCGACCGCTGGCGTGTACAAGCCCAGCAACAGCTTCACC
Proteins encoded in this region:
- a CDS encoding DMT family transporter; this translates as MLTGTLYALAAGLMWGLVFIGPLLLPDYPAALQSVGRYLAFGVIALPLAWLDRGALRQLGRADWLEAVKLAAIGNLLYYLCLAGAIQRAGGPLPTMIIGTLPVVIAISANLRDARRDGRLPWRRLAPSLALIALGIACVNRAELQALRDDPHADVARYATGAALALAAVACWTWYPLRNADWLRNHPGRRPHTWATAQGLATLPLALAGYGVLWLGMALLGSPYPMPLGPRPGVFIGLMAAIGLLASWVGTLCWNQASQRLPTALAGQLIVFETLAALAYAFILRGQAPQPLTQLGIALLVLGVLRAARVKPEPAPGRQAAG